Part of the Caldisericia bacterium genome is shown below.
ACCAATTGAGGAATTCTTAAAACTTCAAGGAAGATTCAAGCACCTCTTTACTCAAGAAAATAGACATGTAATTGAGGAGATGCAAAAAAGGATTGATGAAGATTTCGAAAATCTTTTGAAACTTGAAAAAGTAACCCACGAAGAAGGAGTAAGAATATAATTTAAATTTTTGCCCCAGAGAATTCTCTGGGGCTTTTATTTTTAAAGGAAAGAAAAATGAAAAAAATTCCACTTCACTCTTTTCATGAAAAACATAATGCTAAATTTATTGAGTTTGCAGGTTTTATAATGCCTCTTTATTATACATCAATTAAAGATGAACATATGTCTGTAAGAGAGAGAGTCGGGGTTTTTGATGTATCACATATGGGAGAAATTAGAATTAAAGGAAAAAATGCTAAAAAATTTGCAGATTACATTTTAACAAATGACATATTAAACACAAATTATAAAGATGTAAAATATACTGTTATGTTGAATGAAAATGGTGGAATTGTTGATGATCTTTTTTCTTATACTTTTTCAGATGAAGAGATTCTTTTAGTTGTAAATGCTGCGAATATTGAAAAAGATTTTTATCATTTAAAAAAATATTTATGGAGTGGTCTTGAATTGATAAATGAGTCAGAAAATACAATAGAATTTGCAGTTCAAGGGCCAAAAGCAGAAGATTTTCTTCAAAATTTTACTTCATATGATTTAAAAGATATAAAATATTTTAAATTTGACTTTATTGAAATTTTTGGTGAAAAATTACTAATTTCACGAACTGGTTATACTGGAGAAGATGGATTTGAAATATATATGAATAAAGAGAGCGGAGAAAAAGCGTTAACTCAAATTTTAGAGAAAGGTAAAGATTATGATATAAGATTATGTGGTCTTGGTGCAAGAGATACTTTGAGATTTGAGGTATGTTATTGGCTTTATGGAAATGATATTGATGAAAGTATAAACCCAATTGAGTCTGGTCAAAAATTTTTAGTTAATATGAACAAAGAGAATTTTATTGGTAAAAACGCATTAGAGAAAATTTTGAAGGAGGGTATTAAAAGAAAATTTGTTGGTATTGAAGTCAATGGTGGTATTGCAAGACATTCATATAAAATTTTTGATAGAAATTTAAATGAAATCGGTTTTATAACAAGTGGTAATTTTTCTTTTGTTTTAAATAAATCACTTGCATTGGGTTATATAAATCTTCCTCATGGTGAAATAGGTGAGGAGATAATTATTTCAGATGGAAAAAGAAACCTTTATGGTAAAATAATTAAGAAACCATTTATAAAGCCGAGAGTAAAAAAGGAGGGTTAAAGATGAGTAAAGTGTTAGAAAATTTATATTACCAAGCAACAGATGAATGGTTAAAAGTAGAGGGGGATATTGGAATCGTTGGAATTACAGATTATGCTCAAGATAAACTTGGTGATATAGTATATTTAGAAGAAGCAAGTTTGGGAAGAAAAGTAAAAAAGGGAGAAGCAATTATTTCAATTGAATCAGTAAAGGCTGCAGCAGAAATTCATTCTCCTATTTCAGGAGAAATAATTGAAGTAAATAAAGAAGCAGTAAATAATCCACAAATTATAAATGAAGATCCATATGGAAAGGGGTGGTTATTTAAAATTAAAATCGAAAATATGGATGAACTTAAAGATTTAATGGATGCAAAAGGATATTCTGAGTATAGGAAAGAATAAATGAAATTTATACCTCATACTGAGAAAGATATTGAAGAGATGCTTCATGAAATTGGAATATCCTCAATTGATGAACTTTTTGAGGATATTCCAGAAGAAATAAAATTAAAAAGAGACCTTAATTTACCTCCACCTCTTAATGAATTAGAACTAAAAAATGAGATTGATGAGATTTTATCATTAAATTTAAAATTAAAAAGAATATTTCTTGGTGGAGGAGCATATTTTCATTTTATACCAGCAACTGTAAATTATGTTTTATCTCGAGGTGAATTTTATACATCTTACACTCCATATCAACCAGAACTCTCTCAAGGAATTCTTCAAGCATTATTTGAGTTTCAATCAATTCTTTCAGATTTAACTCATGCAGATGTTACAAATAGTTCAATGTATGATGGTGCAACATCCCTTGTTGAAGCAATTTTTATGGCTGAAAGAATAAAAAAGAGAGGCAAAGTTCTAGTTTCCAGAAGTTTAAATCCAGAATATAATGAAGTTTTAAAAACCTACCTTCCTCCAAGAGAAATAACCCTTGATTACATTGATTTTAATGAAAATGGTGAGGTTCCACTTGAAAAGTTAAAGGAAAAGGTAAAAGAAGGATACTCATCTTTTGTTATTCAAAGTCCAAACTATTTTGGAATTATTGAAAACTTAAAAGAAATTGGAAAAATTTTAAAAGAGAGCGACACACTTTTTATATTAACTATTACTGAGGGAATATCACTGGGCATCTTAAAGCCTCCTTTTGATTTTGGTGTTGATATTCTTGCAATGGAAGGTCAATCTTTTGGTATACCTCTATCTTTTGGTGGTCCATATCTGGGAATTTTACAGACCAAAAAAGAATACATTAGAGAAATTCCAGGAAGAATTATTGGAGAAACAAAAGATAGAAATGGAAAAAGAGCATATGTTATGACTTTAAGGGCAAGAGAACAAGATATAAAAAGAGATAAAGCAACCTCAAATATTTGTACTAATAACTCTTTAAATGCGCTTGCTGCTTTAGTTTATCTTTCAACACTTGGGCCATCTGGTTTTAAAAAGGTTGCTGAGATAAATTATAAAAAGGCACATTATCTAGCAAAAAGACTTATTGATGAAGGTTTTGAACTTAAATTCAAAAATTTGAAATTCTTTAATGAGTTTGTTTTAAAACTTAATATAGAACCTATTAGATTAAAAGAAAAACTCTCACTTGTCGGAATAGAAGGAGGGATTCCTCTAAGATATTTTGGTTTAGATGATTCATATCTTTTTACTGTGACTGAAATGAATTCAAGAGAAGATATTGAACTTCTTGTTTGTGCTTTAAAGGAGGGGTAATGAAAACCTTAAAAGAACTTTCAAAAAAAGGAAGTAATAAATTTGAGATAGAAGACGATTTAGCCTTTTTTGAAGTTGAAAAATTAAATGAAGATTATTTAAGAGAGGAGGTTGAAATACCCGATGTTTCTGAAGTTACTTTGATAAGGCACTTCATAAATCTCTCAAAATTAAATTATGGTGTTGACTTAAATTTTTACCCACTTGGTTCCTGTACAATGAAATATAATCCAAAGATAAATGAAGAAGTTGCAAAAAAGGAAGATTTCCTTTATCTTCATCCCCTTTTATCAATTGAATATGTTCAAGGTACTCTTAAGATTTTATGGGAATTACAAGAATTTTTAAAAGAAATTACTGGAATGGATGCTTTTACACTTCAACCAGCAGCAGGTGCTCATGGTGAGTATACAGGTCTTAGAATTATGTGGGAGTACTTTAAAGATAAAGGAGAGAGAAGAAAAAAGGTAATTCTTCCAGATTCTGCTCACGGAACAAATCCAGCATCTTCTTCTATGTTAGGGCTTGAAGTTGTTGAGATTGAATCGAAAGATGGAATGGTGGATCCAGAAAAATTAAAAGAAGTTGTCGACGAAAATACTTTTGCTTTAATGTTAACAAATCCAAACACTCTTGGATTTTTTGAAAAAGATATTTTAAAGATAAGTGAAATATTAAAAAGCAAGGGTGCTCTTCTTTATTATGATGGTGCAAATTTAAATGGTTTTATTGGTATCGCTCGACCAGGAGATATGGGATTTGATTGTGTACATTTAAATTTGCATAAAACTTTCTCCACTCCTCATGGTGGTGGAGGACCTGGAAGTGGTCCAGTTGGAGTTAAAGAGTTTTTGGCAAAATATTTACCATTTCCAGTTATTGAAAAGAATGAAGATGATTTCTTTTATTTTTCAAAACCTGAAAGAACTATTGGAAAGGTAAGAAGTTTCTTTGGAAATTTCACTGTTTTGTTAAAAGGCTATTTATATATTAGAGAACTTGGAAGTGAAGGATTGAAGGAAGTAGCAAAACTTTCTGTTTTAAATGCAAATTATATAAAGGAGAAACTTAAAAAATATTATCCATCACCATTTGATAGAGTTGTTAAACATGAGTGTGTTCTTTCTGGAAAAATATACAAGGAGTATGGAGTAAAGACTCTTGATATTGCTAAAAGATTAATGGATTATGGTTTTCATCCCCCAACAATTTATTTTCCTCATATTGTTGATGAAGCACTTATGATTGAACCAACCGAAACAGAAAGTAAAGAGACATTAGATGAATTTATAGAAGCAATGATTAAAATAAGTGAAGAAATAAAGACAAACCCTACTCTAGTTAAAAATGCCCCTCATACAACATACATATCAAGACCAGATGAAGTGAGGGCAGTAAAGGAACTCAAGGTTAAGTGGTAGAAGAGAGAATTAAATTTTTTTATCCAATAAAAACTTTACCTGTTTCTTTAACAGGGCCTTTTTGCTCTTTAAATTGTGCTCATTGCAACGCACATTATCTTAAAGGCATGAAAACAAAAGAAGAGTCTTTAAAATATCTTGATAGCGACGAATATACTTCATTTTTAATTTCTGGTGGTTTTGATGAAAATGGTAAATTAGATATATTTTCAAACATAGATTACATTAAAAGAGTAAAAGAGAGTGGAAAAAAGATAGTTCTTCACCCAGGTTTTATATCAAAAGAAGAAATTGACCTATTAAAAGGTTATGTGGATGTAATATCTTTTGATTTTATCTATGATGATGAAACAATAAAAGAGATTTATCATCTTGATTTTAAAAAAGAAGATTTTAGAAACCAGTACTTACTTTTAAGAAGAAATATTAAAACAGTACCACATATAATTGTTGGCCTTTATAAAGGTAAAATTAAAGGAGAGTATGAAGCGATTGATGTTCTGGCAGAATTAAAGCCAAATTTAATTATTTTTCTTGTGCTAATTCCAACAAAAGGCACAAATTTTGAAAATATTTCTATACCAGATGTTAGTGAAATAAAAGAACTATTTATTAGATCAAAAAGAAAATTAAGATTAACTAAATTTTATCTTGGTTGCATGGTTCCAAAAGGTGAAATAAAAGATGAAATTGAGATTGCTGCTTTTGAAAGTGGTTTTATAGGTTTTGTTAATCCACAAGATAAACTTAAAAATTTAATAAAAGATCCAGAAATTTATTATGAATGTGATGCCCTCTACTATTAGAGTTTCTATTGCAAGTGCTTCAATTTTAGGTTTTAAAAATTTAAAATATGATTTTGAAATAAAAACAATTTACCTTCTTGTAAAAGGAAAATGTTTAAGAGACTGTAAATATTGCACTCAAGCAAAAAGTTCAAAAGCAAATGAAAAATTTTTATCTAGAGTTATCTGGCCAGAATATGATTTAAATGAAGTGATAAACAGAATTTTAGAAAAAAAGGAATTTATTGAAAGAATTTGCCTGCAAACAGTAAATAATAGATATACAAAGGATGTAATTTTCGAAATTCTGAAAAATTTAGGAAAAGAAATAAAAATTTCAATTTCTATAAACACAAATAGCCTCTCTTTTTTAAAGGAGATATTCAATTTAAATGCTGATAGAGTTGGATTTCCTATCGATGTTGCAAATGAAAAACTATATAAGAAGTTAAGGGGAGGAGATTTTAATAAAAAATTAAAATTTATTTTAAAAGCAGGCCACTATTTTGAAAATAAAATTTCAACTCATATTATTGTTGGACTTGGAGAAAGCGATAAAGATATTTTATCACTATATAAAACTTTTATTGACAATAAAATAACAGTTGCAATTTTTTCTTTTACTCCAGTTGAAGGAACTTCATTAGAAAATAGACCTCCTCCATCTTTAGTTAGATATAGAAAAATCCAAATTGCGACAAAATTAATAGAGAATGGGTATGATAATTCTTGCTTTGAATTTGATGAAGATGGTAATATAAAAAGATTACCCGATATTTCTTTTGAATTATTTAAAAAATTAAATCCATTTACAACCAGGGGATGTCCGTATTGTACAAGACCATTTTATAATGAGAGGCCAAAGGGAGATCTATACAATTACCCATTTCAATTAAGCGAAGAAGATTTTGAGAAAGAGTTTGAATTTTTAAAGAAAAACTCTATTATATGAGTTTTAGACTAAAGATTTTAAAGTTTAAAAAATTAAACCCATATTTAAATATGGCAATTGATGAAGCAAATCTTATTTTTGGTGATAGAGATGAAATTATTTTAAGATTTTTTGGATGGATTCCAGCATCTGTTTCAATTGGGACATTTCAAAAAATTCAAGAAATAAATATTGAATATTTAAAAGAGAATAATATTCCTTTTGTTAGAAGACCAACAGGTGGAAAAGGGGTTTATCACGAACATGAATTGACATATTCGATTATTATTCCACATAAACATACACTTTTTGAACTTGACACAATTGAATCGTATAAGGAGATTTCAAAAATTTTTATCAACTCGTTAAAAGAATTTGGAATTAATGCAGAGTTAACCAAAAAAAGTGGTAATGAAAAAGGATTTTGTTTTTCATCTCAAAACTATTATGAAGTATCAGTTAATGGTAAAAAATTGATTGGTTCAGCACAAAGAAGAAAAAAAGAGGGAATCCTTCAACAGGGTTCAATACCCCTTGAAATAAATTATGAAAAAGTAAAGAAGATATTTTATTTGGATGATACAAGTAGTTTTATCTCTTTAAAAGAATTAAATAAAAATGTTGAGATTGAGAAACTACAAGAAGTTTTAATTAAAAATTTCATAAATTATTTTTCTACTCCTTATGAAATAAAAGAACACTCTAAAGATGAAATTAAAAAATGCGAGGATCTTTTAAATAATAAATATTCTTTGGATTCTTGGAATTATAAAGGTATTTATTAAAATGGAACCTCTTCACCACCTTCATCTTCTCTATATTCAATTTCCGTAAATTTAGCATAATTTTTTAAGAATTTTAATTTAAGTTTTCCAAGCGGACCATTTCTGTTTTTTGCAACAATCAACTCAACAATCGATTGCTCTTTTGAAATATCATCATCTTCTTTATTTAGAAACATAACAACATCTGCATCTTGTTCTATTGATCCACTCTCTCTTAAATCTGAAAGCAAGGGTCGTTTATTTTCTCTTTTTTCTATTGCTCTTGAAAGTTGTGAAATAACCAGAACTGGAATTTCAAGTTCTCTTGCTAATTTTTTTAAACTTCTCGTTAATTCTGATATCTCTTGAACTCTATTCTCAACTTTTGTTTTAAGATGCATGAGTTGTAAATAATCGATAACAATCATTCCTAAATTATGTTGATTTTTTAACCTTCTTGCCTTTGTTCTTATTTCAAGAATAGAAATATCAGATGAATCATCAATATAAATTGGTGCATCATAAAGTGGTCCATATGCTCTTCCAAGTTTTACCCAATCTTCATCTGATAGCATACTTATTTTTAATTTATGAAAGTTTACATTTGCAGTAGATTCTAAAATTCTTTCAACAATTTGCTCTTTTGACATTTCAAGAGAAAAAATAGCAACTGGAATTCTCTCTTTAAGAGCGATGTTAACTGATATATTAAGTGAAAGAGATGTTTTTCCAAGAGATGGTCTTGCTGCAAGAATTATAAGATCATTTTTATGAAATCCTCCAAGAATTTCATCAAGTTTTTTGAAATGTGTTGGAATTCCTGGAAGACCTTTTTTCTCTTTATAAAGAGACTCAATTCTATCAAATGATTCTTTTAATAGTTCTTTTAATGGATAAAATGGTGTTGTCATTCTTCTTTTAGCAATATTAAATAAAAGTTCTTGGCTTTTATCAAGAATGGTTCCACTGTCTTCTTCTGCTTCAAATGCTAAATTTATAATATCAATTCCTGCCTTAATTATTTCCCTTAAGACTGCTTTTTCTTCAACAATTTTTGCATAGATGTCAATATTTAATGCAGTTGGAGTTATGTTTGTAAGAGTTGCAAGGTAACTAAATCCACCAACTTCCTCAAGTTTTCCTTTCTTTTTTAGTTCTTCTGAAAGGGTAAGAAGATCAATGGGTTCATTTCTTTCAAAAAGTTCAATCATAGTTGCATAAATGATTTGATGAGAAGTTCTATAGAAGTGTTCTGGCTGTAAAAAATCAATTACCTTATAAATTGCCTCATTATCAATTAATATTGATCCTAAAGTTGCTTGTTCTGCTTCTATACTATGTGGAGGAACCCTCCCAAAGATTTCTTCGTTCATTCTTCCTGCACAAAGAGTTTTAATGTTGCAACAATATTTTTATATAATTTAACTTTTATCTCATAATATCCAATATTTTTAATAGGTTCTTCAATTTCAATTTTCTTTTTATCAATTGAAACACCAATTTTCTTTTTAATTAATTCTGAAATTTCATCACTTGTAATTGAACCATATAGTTTTCCCTTGATTCCTGCTCTTCTTTTTATGTTGAAAACCTCTTTTTCAATTTTTTCTTTTATTGTCTTTGCCCTCTCTTCCTCTTTCGTCTCTTTATTTTCCTTTATTTTCATTTTATTAATATAATCTTTCTCTTCTCCCTCACTCAGTTTTTTTGCAAGACCAAATTTCTCAAGATAATTTGAATAAAAACCAAAGGAGACATCTAAGATGTCTCCTTTTTTTCCTAGATTTTGGATATCTTTTAAAAGTAGAACTTTAACTTTTTTCATTCATTAATAAACAACATATGGAAGAAGAGCCATTTCTCTTGCTCTTTTTATTGCCCTTGCAAGTTGTCTTTGATGTTTAGCACATGTTCCAGTATTTCTTCTTGGTAAAATTTTTCCTCTTGGAGTCATAAATTTTCTTAAGAGTTCATAATCTTTATAATCAATTTCTTTGATTCTATTTTTACAAAAATAACAAACCTTTTTACCAGGTTTAAATCTTCTTATTCCTTCTTTTGCCATAAAAACTTACCTCCTAATATTAATCAATTGGTATCTCTTCATCAACCTCAATTTCACTCTCTTCACTAACTTCCTCACTTTCAGGTTTCTTTGATAAAAATTTAATATTATCAGCAATTACTTCTATTGCTTGCTTTCTAATTCCATCTGCTGTTTCATAATCTCTTATTCTCAATTTTCCCTCAACAAGAACTAAAGACCCTTTTCTTAAATATTCACTTACATTTTTTGCAAGGTTTCCTTTTGATCCCCAACAAATTACATTTATAAATAGTGTTTCTTCTTGCATTTCTCCATTTTTATCTTTATATTTTCTTCCAGAAGCTAATCTAAAAGTTGAAACCATTGTTCCAGAAGGAGTATACTTTGTTTCAGGATCCTTTGTTAATCTTCCAACAAGAATTATTCTATTATACATTCACCTTCTCCTCTTGCCTTATAATCATAAAACGTAGAATGTTTGTGTTAAGTTTCAATGTTTGTTTAAACTCCTTTAACTCATTTTGAGGGATTCGGAAATAATAAATTGTATAGACTCCCTCAGTTAATTTTTCAATTGGATATGCAAATTTTTTTCTTCCCCAAGGAATAGTGTTTAAAAATTCACCGCCTTTATTTAATACATAACTTTTAACTTTTTCCTCCTCATTTTTTAAATCTTCATCACTAAGATTTGGTTTGTAAATCACCATCATCTCGTACTTTCTCATCATTACCTCCTTTGGCGTTACCGCTTTGCTCTTCTTGAGGCAAAGCAGGAGTTTCTTTCATCTCTTCTTTTGTTTCTTCTTTTTTCTCTTTTTCTACTCTTTCTACTTTACCAGAAACTTTTCTCTCTTTCAAGTAAGATAAAATTTTATAGATTGGATAAGATGTAAGTGTTGTTATTGATACAATAAAGATTAAATAGATTAAAAATGGAGGAAGAAGAGGAATAGGGTTTTCAAACATAGAAAAAAGATCGCCCTTAAATTCAAAGAAAAAAAGATTAAAAAATGTGTAGGATGCTCCAAAGAAAACTCCTGATGTTACTGCTAAACTTACATTAATAGAAATTAAACCAAGAATGAATGAGGCAAGTGGAAGAATATAAATTGAGTATGAAAAATAATAGTAATTTAAGAAAAAACCCAAAAATAAAGAAATAAGAAGTATTAAAGAGATAAAAGGATTTTCAATTTTTTGAGTTTTCTTCTCTTTTACAATTGAAAAAAGAAAAGATATAATTGAAAAAATAAGTGGTGTAAGTAGAATATTTAAATTTTCATAATTTAATGGAGGAGCAATTTTTTCTTTTAATAAAATTTTAGGAACTTCATTAACATAAATTTCTGTTATCTCAGTAAGATATTTTGAAAAAAGTGAAAAAATTCCTATTACTAATCCAAAAATAGGGTTTTTAACATAAAAACTTAAAATAACAAGAATCAAAATATAAGATAAAAAAATAAGAGGTAAAAGAGATGTAAATGAAGGAAGATAAAAATATTTATCAATTGAATTTTTTAACAAAGAGAAAATTATACCAAAAATTATTGATAAAGTTATACCATTAATTAATCTTTTCATAATTTTACTCCAAATTTTTTTAAAATTTTACTTATTAATTTAATCTCCTTTTTATCTCCCAAAGAAGCAGAGTAAGAGAGGTATATTGCAAAAATAATTATAAAAAATCCTACAAAGATATATACAAATTTCCAAAGATAAAAAAATATTTGATTTAAAAGATAAAAAGATGAAGATATAGAATAGAGATATTTAAAAAGAAAAGAAAAAATGATCCAAAGAGGAAGAGTAATTAACCAGTAACCAATTGATTGTTTTGCATGGAATCTTAAAAATTCATCTCTATCCATTTCAGAAACAATAATAAAAATTCCAATTATTCCTAATGTTAAATATGAAAGAGATGCTAAAAAATATTCAGTCTCTTTTTCGAATCCACTATTTATACCCAAGGAACTTTAACGCCTCCTCACTCTTTCTCCAGTTTTTATATATTTTTACCCATAGTTCTAAATAAACCGGTTTTCCTAAAAATTTTTCAATATCTAATCTCGCCTCAGTTCCAATTTTTTTAATTAAATTTCCCTTAAAACCAATTACAATTTTTCTTTGACTCTCCTTTTCAACATAGATGGTTGCTCTAATATAAACTTTTCCATTTTCTCTCTCTTTAAACTCTTCAACTACAACAGTTGATGAATGTGGAACCTCTTCCTCAAGATTAAACATGAGTTTCTCTTGAATTATCTCTTTAACAATATCAATTTCCATTGAATCAGTCAATATTTCTGGATCATAAAGATACTCTCCTTCTGGAAGTAAGTTAAAAATTTCATCAAGAAGTATATTAACATTTTCACCTGTTAAAGAAGAAATTGGTATTATTTTATCCATTTTATCAAAAGGTAAAAATTTTTCGAGTGTTTTTTCAACTTTATTTCTAAAAAGGTCAAGTTTATTAACAATAAGAAATTTTGGTTTTGAGTAATTTTTTATTCTATCATAAACAAGAGTATCTTCTTCGTCAAGTTCTTTTGAACCATCAACAATCCAAAGAATAATATCTCCATCATTTAAATTTTTAAGTGCTTCATTTAACATATATCTTCCAAGTTCGTGAATTGGATTATGAATTCCTGGAGAATCAATAAAAACAATTTGCCCTCTTTCTTCTGTATAAATTCCTTTAAGTCTTTTTCTTGTTGTTTGAGGTTTAGGTGACATTGGAGCAAGTTTTGTTCCTAATATAGTATTAAGCAAAGTTGATTTACCTGTATTCGGTTTTCCTGACAAAACAACTATTCCACTTTTCATAATTAAAATATAACACATTTGTAACAAATTATAAAAATCAATGTATATTAAATAGTGTGGAAATATCAGATAAAGAAATTATTGAAAAGGTTAAAAGAGGAGAAAAAGAGATGTTTACATTACTTATTGATAGATATTCTGATAAAATTTATTCATATTTTTTAAAACTTATACAAGATAGAGATGAAGCAATGAGTTTAACACAGGAGACTTTTTATAAAGTTTTTAGAGGAATAAAAAATTTTGATTTAAGTAAAGATTTTTTTCCATACTTAATTAAAATTGCAAGAAATGAAGGTATTAATTATTTAAATAAATATAAAAAAGTAGAAAAAATAGATTATAACGATGCATTAAGTTATGAAAAAAAAGAGAGTTTTGATATTAAGATTATTTTAGATGAAGCATTAAAAAAAATTCCAAAAGAAGATAGAGAAATAATTCTTCTTTTTTATATGGAAGGGTTAAGTTATGAAGAGATTGCAGAAGTTTTAAATATCTCTATTGATAATGTTAAAGTAAAGCTTCATAGATCAAAGGAGAAGTTAAGAAGGTTTTTAGAGGGAAAAGATGAGTTTTGATGAGTTTGAAGAGATTTTAAAAAATTTATCAAGCGTGGATCTCCTCTCAAAAGAAGAGAAAGAGAGAATTTTTAAGTATATTTTAAAAAAGGAGAGGAACAAAAATATAATTCTTATTTCTCTAATGTTAGTTATATCTTTTCTACTTATTTTATTAATACCATCAAAATTAAATGTTTTTGATCCAGTTTATATTTTATCTGAAAATGAAAGTATAAAAAATCTCGAACTAAATTTTGAACTTTATCTTTCAAATCCAATCTTTTTACTTCAGATATTCTATACACTTTTAATTATTTTCACTTTAACAATTATTTTTGTTTTTATTAAAATTAAATTTTTCTTTAGAGGAGGAAATGGTGAATAAAAAAATATTTTTACTTTTTATTTTAATAATTTTATTTCTTCCAGGAACCATTTTAGCACAAGGAATCATTAAAGGAAAAGGTGATATTGTTATAAAACCAAATGAAGAGATAAGAGGAGATATTAGATTAGGTGAAGGAAATGTAACTGTTTATGGAAGAGTTTTAGGAAATATCATTGTTTTAAAAGGAAATATTAATTTAAAAAGTAAATCTTTTATAAAAGGAGATGTAATAACTTATAATGGAAGAATAGAAATTGAAGAGGGCGCTATAATACTTGGAAGAAAAATTGAGTTTATTACAGAGAGAGATATAGAGGTAAATTTACCCCAAATTTTACTTTCTGGTCAAGGATTTTTGTTAAAGATTATTATTGCACTATTCAT
Proteins encoded:
- the rpsF gene encoding 30S ribosomal protein S6 produces the protein MRKYEMMVIYKPNLSDEDLKNEEEKVKSYVLNKGGEFLNTIPWGRKKFAYPIEKLTEGVYTIYYFRIPQNELKEFKQTLKLNTNILRFMIIRQEEKVNV
- the dnaB gene encoding replicative DNA helicase, with the protein product MNEEIFGRVPPHSIEAEQATLGSILIDNEAIYKVIDFLQPEHFYRTSHQIIYATMIELFERNEPIDLLTLSEELKKKGKLEEVGGFSYLATLTNITPTALNIDIYAKIVEEKAVLREIIKAGIDIINLAFEAEEDSGTILDKSQELLFNIAKRRMTTPFYPLKELLKESFDRIESLYKEKKGLPGIPTHFKKLDEILGGFHKNDLIILAARPSLGKTSLSLNISVNIALKERIPVAIFSLEMSKEQIVERILESTANVNFHKLKISMLSDEDWVKLGRAYGPLYDAPIYIDDSSDISILEIRTKARRLKNQHNLGMIVIDYLQLMHLKTKVENRVQEISELTRSLKKLARELEIPVLVISQLSRAIEKRENKRPLLSDLRESGSIEQDADVVMFLNKEDDDISKEQSIVELIVAKNRNGPLGKLKLKFLKNYAKFTEIEYREDEGGEEVPF
- the rplI gene encoding 50S ribosomal protein L9; its protein translation is MKKVKVLLLKDIQNLGKKGDILDVSFGFYSNYLEKFGLAKKLSEGEEKDYINKMKIKENKETKEEERAKTIKEKIEKEVFNIKRRAGIKGKLYGSITSDEISELIKKKIGVSIDKKKIEIEEPIKNIGYYEIKVKLYKNIVATLKLFVQEE
- the ssb gene encoding single-stranded DNA-binding protein, which translates into the protein MYNRIILVGRLTKDPETKYTPSGTMVSTFRLASGRKYKDKNGEMQEETLFINVICWGSKGNLAKNVSEYLRKGSLVLVEGKLRIRDYETADGIRKQAIEVIADNIKFLSKKPESEEVSEESEIEVDEEIPID
- the era gene encoding GTPase Era, producing MKSGIVVLSGKPNTGKSTLLNTILGTKLAPMSPKPQTTRKRLKGIYTEERGQIVFIDSPGIHNPIHELGRYMLNEALKNLNDGDIILWIVDGSKELDEEDTLVYDRIKNYSKPKFLIVNKLDLFRNKVEKTLEKFLPFDKMDKIIPISSLTGENVNILLDEIFNLLPEGEYLYDPEILTDSMEIDIVKEIIQEKLMFNLEEEVPHSSTVVVEEFKERENGKVYIRATIYVEKESQRKIVIGFKGNLIKKIGTEARLDIEKFLGKPVYLELWVKIYKNWRKSEEALKFLGYK
- the rpsR gene encoding 30S ribosomal protein S18; translated protein: MAKEGIRRFKPGKKVCYFCKNRIKEIDYKDYELLRKFMTPRGKILPRRNTGTCAKHQRQLARAIKRAREMALLPYVVY
- a CDS encoding RNA polymerase sigma factor; the protein is MEISDKEIIEKVKRGEKEMFTLLIDRYSDKIYSYFLKLIQDRDEAMSLTQETFYKVFRGIKNFDLSKDFFPYLIKIARNEGINYLNKYKKVEKIDYNDALSYEKKESFDIKIILDEALKKIPKEDREIILLFYMEGLSYEEIAEVLNISIDNVKVKLHRSKEKLRRFLEGKDEF